The Lycium ferocissimum isolate CSIRO_LF1 chromosome 10, AGI_CSIRO_Lferr_CH_V1, whole genome shotgun sequence genome window below encodes:
- the LOC132034104 gene encoding RNA-binding protein Y14A-like yields MANAEVEAVDFEPEEDDLMDEDVDATSSPTIPKLKSAITGGGSSSSAPKKTKGRGFREEAAEADRNARLSARFDSLDTDGGPGPERSIEGWIVLVTGVNEETQEDDLHNEFGEFGEIKNLHLNLDRRTGFVKGYAFIEYENFEEAQRAINEKDGAEFLTQTVHVDWAFSRGPFKRRNARRRDPRGHRSRSPRRRF; encoded by the exons ATGGCGAATGCGGAGGTAGAGGCGGTAGACTTCGAGCCAGAGGAAGACGATTTGATGGACGAAGATGTTGATGCCACGTCATCACCAACAATACCTAAGCTCAAATCTGCCATCACTGGCGGCGGCTCATCATCATCGGCTCCGAAGAAGACAAAAGGACGTGGTTTCCGTGAAGAAGCCGCTGAGGCTGACCGTAATGCCCGCTTGTCTGCCCGCTTCGATTCTCTCGATACCGATGGCGGTCCTGGTCCTGAACGAT CCATTGAAGGATGGATTGTTTTAGTTACTGGGGTTAATGAAGAGACACAAGAAGATGATCTTCATAATGAGTTTGGCGAGTTTGGAGAAATCAAGAATTTGCATTTGAATCTGGATCGTCGGACTGGATTTGTCAAG GGCTACGCATTCATAGAATATGAGAACTTTGAAGAAGCACAGAGAGCTATAAATGAAAAGGATGGAGCTGAGTTTCTCACACAGACTGTACATGTTGATTGGGCATTTAGCAGAGGTCCTTTCAAGAGGAGGAATGCTAGGAGGAG AGATCCGCGTGGCCATCGTTCTAGAAGTCCCAGGCGGAGATTCTAA